The Triticum aestivum cultivar Chinese Spring chromosome 7B, IWGSC CS RefSeq v2.1, whole genome shotgun sequence genome window below encodes:
- the LOC123158508 gene encoding translation initiation factor IF-2 — translation MSRSCAWWAVVGPCGYGVGEGGGLPFRALIRRPSSPSLPYPPPAPRAAGCLPPPLPSPIHQAALALGALAAELLGDDAATAADGTSEADLHANPSAAQGKAHGAWVSRPGHVGVGALAAVLPGDDDDAPATDGAGVSPPRISSPSSGALCRHPSSSPSGPGRGGGARWADTSRRQPASAPRSFPACATSSPSPSHMRGSLLPSSMAVSSSSRHGRSSSSVRHCSSGGSPLSRARLFCSARFLRLPCFSA, via the coding sequence ATGTCCAGGTCTTGTGCGTGGTGGGCGGTGGTTGGCCCGTGCGGCTATGGGGTGGGGGAGGGCGGCGGCTTGCCCTTTCGTGCTCTCATTCGTCGCCCTTCGTCTCCTTCTCTGCCCTATCCGCCGCCCGCCCCTCGCGCCGCCGGCTGTTTGCCTCCTCCCCTCCCGTCTCCCATCCACCAGGCCGCGCTGGCGCTCGGGGCGCTCGCCGCCGAGCTCCTCGGCGACGACGCCGCCACCGCAGCAGACGGCACGTCGGAGGCCGACCTCCACGCAAACCCTAGCGCAGCTCAAGGCAAAGCTCATGGCGCGTGGGTGTCGCGGCCCGGGCACGTGGGTGTCGGGGCGCTCGCCGCCGTGCTCcccggcgacgacgacgatgccCCCGCAACGGACGGAGCTGGCGTCTCCCCGCCTCGCATCTCCTCCCCGTCGTCAGGCGCGCTGTGCCGCCATCCTTCCTCCTCCCCATCGGGgccaggcagaggaggaggagcccggTGGGCGGACACATCGAGGAGGCAGCCGGCGTCAGCGCCAAGGTCTTTTCCTGCATGCGCGACCTCCTCGCCAAGCCCTTCCCATATGCGCGGGTCCTTGCTGCCTAGCTCTATGGCGGTGTCCTCCTCTAGCCGCCACGGACGCTCGTCCTCCTCTGTTCGACATTGTTCTTCAGGTGGTTCTCCTCTATCTCGCGCTCGTCTCTTCTGCTCTGCTCGTTTCTTACGTCTTCCCTGTTTCTCTGCTTGA